A single window of Chloracidobacterium sp. DNA harbors:
- the rph gene encoding ribonuclease PH — MSYERSDKRTQDQIRNTKITPNISPYAEGSALIEVGGTKVICTASVEDRVPMFMRNKGLGWVTAEYSMLPRATNTRTQRETKNGPSGRTQEIQRLIGRSLRAVVDTKILGERQIYLDCDVIQADGGTRCASITGAYVALALACRKLVKQGIIRTNPILSEVAAVSVGLIEATPILDLAYIEDSNADVDMNVVCTGSGKFIELQGTAEREPFSREQMDEMLILAEIGVNKLFEIQRNALAG; from the coding sequence ATGAGTTACGAAAGATCAGATAAAAGAACCCAAGACCAGATACGCAACACCAAGATCACGCCGAATATCTCGCCATACGCCGAAGGCTCGGCGTTGATCGAAGTCGGCGGTACGAAAGTGATCTGCACGGCATCGGTCGAGGACCGCGTTCCGATGTTTATGCGGAATAAAGGCCTCGGCTGGGTGACTGCCGAATACTCAATGCTACCGCGGGCGACCAATACTCGCACACAGCGTGAGACAAAGAATGGCCCATCCGGACGCACGCAGGAGATACAGCGGTTGATCGGCCGCAGTCTGCGGGCTGTTGTCGATACGAAAATACTTGGTGAACGCCAAATATATCTCGATTGCGATGTCATCCAGGCTGACGGCGGCACGCGCTGTGCATCGATCACGGGTGCATATGTTGCACTTGCTCTCGCTTGCAGAAAGCTGGTGAAGCAGGGAATTATTCGAACTAATCCGATCTTGAGCGAGGTCGCCGCGGTCAGCGTCGGCTTGATCGAGGCGACCCCGATACTCGATCTGGCATACATCGAAGACTCGAATGCCGATGTCGATATGAATGTCGTATGCACCGGATCGGGCAAATTTATCGAACTGCAGGGCACGGCCGAACGCGAACCATTCTCACGGGAACAGATGGACGAGATGCTGATCCTCGCCGAGATCGGCGTCAATAAGTTGTTTGAGATCCAGCGAAACGCTCTCGCCGGTTAA
- a CDS encoding glutamate racemase: MSDATKNTDRSELRSCPIGVFDSGVGGLTVYRALHERLPNEHFIYLGDTARVPYGTKSMATVERYAIENSRFLASRGIKILVVACNTASALALPKIRESIGLDVVGVIGPGGRKAVELTKDNPHAKIGVIATEATVASNAYFEAIRRTSDTAEVLQTGCPLFVSLAEENWVRESETFSIAAKYLARMKEFAPDALVLGCTHYPILRDVIQQTVGENVKLVDSGEATADEVAQLLKDKDLENRETHIGIRALCDDLDHFYVTDAADRFARVAERFLGTKPSKLEAIEVYGVDELRQKHDP, encoded by the coding sequence ATGAGTGACGCTACTAAAAATACAGACCGCAGCGAATTGAGATCGTGCCCGATCGGTGTTTTTGATTCCGGTGTCGGAGGCCTGACTGTTTACCGAGCGTTACACGAACGCCTGCCGAATGAGCATTTCATCTATCTTGGCGATACTGCACGTGTACCTTACGGCACAAAATCGATGGCAACGGTCGAGCGATATGCTATCGAAAACTCGCGATTCCTGGCATCTCGCGGAATCAAAATACTCGTGGTTGCGTGCAATACTGCGTCAGCTCTAGCCCTGCCGAAGATACGTGAAAGCATTGGTCTTGATGTCGTTGGAGTGATCGGGCCGGGCGGTCGAAAAGCGGTTGAGCTGACCAAAGATAATCCGCACGCAAAGATAGGCGTTATTGCCACCGAAGCCACCGTTGCGAGCAATGCATATTTCGAAGCCATCCGCCGGACATCCGACACAGCCGAGGTGTTGCAGACAGGTTGCCCTTTGTTCGTGTCATTGGCAGAGGAAAATTGGGTCAGGGAGTCCGAGACATTTTCGATCGCGGCAAAGTACCTTGCAAGGATGAAGGAGTTCGCCCCCGACGCACTCGTTCTTGGATGCACACATTACCCGATACTTCGAGATGTAATTCAACAGACAGTAGGCGAAAATGTTAAGCTTGTTGATTCCGGCGAGGCTACTGCCGACGAGGTCGCACAGCTTTTGAAAGATAAAGATCTCGAGAATCGAGAGACCCACATCGGCATACGGGCACTTTGTGATGACCTAGATCACTTTTATGTCACTGACGCCGCCGATAGGTTTGCCCGCGTCGCTGAGAGATTTTTAGGTACAAAACCGTCAAAGCTCGAAGCCATCGAGGTTTACGGGGTAGATGAGTTAAGGCAGAAACACGATCCGTAA
- a CDS encoding zinc ribbon domain-containing protein: MFCPQCGSTQSEELKFCKACGVNLVAVRTAVKDPKSVEKFNWNKSWVSEMMMGSEESVKRAAKLERLQGITPATKRLKNRLNEIKGGIITASVGIGLMITLYVLMRAIIQNPAIPPETAILLSSIWVAGVIPLLVGISLIINGVFISKKLVDAKLNTIDERTKELDDKEMASFLPPHVDTNQLEREVFSVTDETTRHLDEPVKVKRSTH; the protein is encoded by the coding sequence ATGTTTTGCCCTCAATGCGGATCGACCCAGTCAGAAGAGCTTAAATTCTGCAAAGCGTGCGGTGTCAATCTTGTTGCGGTCCGAACCGCGGTTAAGGATCCAAAATCCGTTGAGAAATTCAACTGGAACAAGTCGTGGGTCTCCGAGATGATGATGGGGAGCGAGGAATCTGTAAAACGAGCTGCGAAACTCGAACGTCTGCAGGGCATAACACCTGCGACAAAACGCCTGAAGAATCGATTGAACGAGATAAAGGGTGGCATTATTACAGCAAGTGTCGGAATTGGATTGATGATCACGCTTTACGTCTTGATGCGGGCGATCATACAAAACCCCGCGATCCCGCCCGAAACAGCCATTCTCCTCAGCAGTATCTGGGTAGCCGGAGTAATACCGCTGCTTGTTGGTATTTCCCTGATCATAAACGGTGTATTCATCAGCAAGAAACTCGTTGACGCAAAACTGAATACTATCGACGAACGTACAAAGGAACTCGATGACAAGGAAATGGCGTCGTTTCTACCGCCCCATGTCGATACAAATCAATTGGAACGCGAAGTGTTTAGCGTGACAGATGAAACCACCCGGCATCTGGACGAACCTGTCAAGGTCAAAAGATCGACCCATTAA
- a CDS encoding VCBS repeat-containing protein, which produces MRYTILLIILLLFSFSVRSQNVGRLDPTFGTGGVVETQLSGFAASLNTMVIQPDKKIIVVGYAMIARFNEDGTLDTTFNGVGYNTSNIMTMINDVAVLPNGKIMVGGYIQFQASNRFCIARLNSNGSLDTTFDTDGIVETTVGYASNVESIKILPDGKILAVGGTALTNGGDRDVAIARYSTDGSLDTTFGTGGRVAADFGFDEFALTSAIQSDGKIVAAGYYVDPLPNEWVAVIFRFNSDGSVDSTFGTNGKVSRPGGPNAQADDVAIQSDGKIIVVGGGIPPIRYNSDGTLDAVFTAPSLTSTWALRIQPDGKIIIRGTNAANNDVVVRYNIDGTPESSFAIVTTNLNYYFPPAISIAPDGKIVVGGTRNSNNFEILLARYRDFSNNLMDFDGDGKSDVSIYRPGTGEWWYSKSSDGQSFVAQFGTATDTIVPGDFTGDGKSDFAFYRPSTGLWFILRSEDFSFYAFPLGNSSDVPAPADYDGDGKTDAAVYRPSTNTWYINNSTGGTTITTFGNVGDIPVVADYDGDGKADIAIFRPSSGEWWIQQSGGTTVAVNFGISSDKCVPGDYTGDGKADVAFWRPSTGEWFVLRSEDNSYFAFPFGVSTDIPTPADYDGDGKMDAAVFRPSTSTWYVDRSTSGLFIQEFGSAGDIPLPSAFIR; this is translated from the coding sequence ATGAGATACACGATTTTGTTGATAATACTGCTGCTATTTTCGTTCTCAGTTCGCAGTCAAAATGTCGGCCGCTTGGATCCGACATTTGGTACGGGCGGCGTTGTGGAAACTCAACTAAGTGGTTTCGCCGCTTCGCTAAATACCATGGTTATTCAACCGGACAAAAAGATCATTGTCGTCGGATACGCAATGATTGCTCGTTTCAACGAGGATGGAACGCTTGATACGACCTTTAACGGCGTCGGTTACAACACTTCCAACATTATGACTATGATTAACGATGTTGCCGTTTTGCCCAACGGCAAGATCATGGTCGGAGGATATATTCAATTTCAGGCTTCTAATCGCTTCTGTATTGCGAGATTGAATTCTAACGGTTCGTTGGATACAACATTTGACACTGACGGTATCGTAGAAACCACGGTCGGGTATGCTTCGAATGTTGAATCGATCAAGATTTTGCCGGACGGTAAGATTTTGGCTGTCGGCGGGACAGCACTTACAAATGGTGGTGATCGAGACGTCGCGATAGCGAGATACAGTACGGATGGTTCGCTAGATACAACTTTCGGCACAGGAGGACGCGTCGCCGCCGACTTTGGCTTTGATGAATTTGCGCTCACTTCTGCAATTCAGTCTGACGGCAAGATTGTCGCAGCCGGATATTATGTTGACCCTCTTCCAAATGAATGGGTGGCGGTGATCTTTCGCTTCAATTCCGATGGCTCGGTCGACTCGACGTTTGGCACAAACGGTAAGGTGTCCCGGCCCGGAGGTCCGAATGCGCAGGCCGATGATGTTGCCATTCAGTCCGATGGAAAGATCATAGTTGTTGGCGGTGGCATTCCCCCGATTAGATACAATTCTGACGGAACGCTTGATGCGGTGTTCACTGCCCCGTCGCTGACATCCACTTGGGCTTTGAGGATTCAGCCGGATGGGAAGATCATTATTAGGGGTACAAATGCCGCTAATAATGATGTTGTCGTCCGCTATAATATCGACGGCACGCCGGAATCTAGTTTTGCGATCGTTACGACTAACCTTAATTATTATTTTCCACCTGCGATTTCGATCGCTCCGGACGGGAAGATTGTCGTCGGAGGAACTCGAAATAGTAATAATTTCGAGATCCTACTCGCCCGTTATCGCGATTTCTCGAATAATTTGATGGATTTCGACGGCGATGGCAAATCGGATGTTTCAATTTACCGTCCGGGCACAGGGGAGTGGTGGTATTCGAAAAGCAGCGACGGGCAGAGTTTTGTAGCTCAGTTTGGGACGGCGACTGACACGATCGTGCCGGGAGATTTTACCGGTGACGGTAAGAGCGACTTTGCGTTTTACCGGCCTTCGACAGGACTGTGGTTTATTTTGCGGAGCGAAGACTTCTCTTTCTATGCGTTCCCACTGGGAAATTCGTCAGACGTTCCCGCTCCGGCCGACTATGATGGTGACGGCAAGACCGATGCTGCCGTCTATCGGCCATCGACCAACACATGGTATATCAACAACTCGACCGGCGGGACTACGATCACAACGTTTGGCAATGTTGGCGACATTCCGGTAGTAGCGGATTATGACGGAGATGGAAAGGCGGATATCGCCATCTTTCGGCCTTCGTCAGGCGAATGGTGGATCCAGCAGAGCGGGGGCACAACGGTCGCGGTCAATTTCGGCATCAGCTCAGACAAATGCGTTCCCGGCGACTACACAGGCGATGGAAAGGCGGATGTTGCTTTCTGGCGTCCCTCGACCGGCGAATGGTTCGTTCTTCGCAGTGAGGACAATAGCTATTTCGCGTTTCCTTTCGGGGTATCGACGGACATCCCAACCCCTGCCGATTACGACGGTGACGGCAAAATGGACGCGGCCGTTTTCCGACCTTCGACCTCTACATGGTATGTCGACCGTTCGACTTCGGGATTATTCATTCAGGAATTCGGCTCTGCAGGTGACATCCCATTGCCGAGTGCATTTATTAGATAG
- a CDS encoding amidophosphoribosyltransferase, with the protein MDLVLDKLHEECGIFGIFGHKEASTLTQLGLFALQHRGQEACGIVSAEGEDLHQHRAIGLVADVLNPEVLKRLTGSSAIGHTRYSTTGKNTIKEVQPFSVTCQHGKIAVCHNGNLPFADQKRSELESAGAIFSSTSDTETILHGIARTPAKTAIEAIENVLCDTEGAYCLLFLTPSALIAVRDPRGFRPLVLGKFQGAWCVASETCAFDLMDAEYIREVEPGEMLIIDADGVHSSKPFEPKAHAVCTFEHVYFSRPDSTIFGKSVNESRHKMGKQLAIEQPCDADLVVPVPDSGVAAAIGFAAESGINFRQAIIRNHYVGRTFIEPSQSIRSFGVRLKLNPIKDLINGRRVILVDDSIVRGTTSKKIVEMVREAGAAEVHMRISCPPTAHSCYYGVDTPHRQDLIAAKMIVDEVREYIGADSLGYLSLEGMLEAIGLEPGSTCAACWTGKYPTLIANGAAA; encoded by the coding sequence ATGGATCTGGTGCTCGATAAATTACACGAAGAATGCGGCATTTTTGGCATATTTGGCCATAAAGAGGCTTCGACACTAACGCAACTCGGTTTGTTTGCATTGCAGCATCGTGGTCAAGAGGCGTGCGGCATAGTCTCGGCGGAGGGCGAAGACCTGCACCAGCACCGGGCGATCGGACTCGTGGCGGATGTTCTCAATCCGGAGGTACTCAAAAGGCTCACGGGCTCGAGTGCTATCGGCCACACGCGATACTCGACGACCGGCAAAAATACTATCAAGGAAGTGCAACCTTTCTCCGTTACCTGTCAGCACGGCAAGATAGCAGTCTGTCATAACGGAAATCTGCCGTTCGCCGATCAGAAGCGAAGCGAACTAGAGAGCGCCGGAGCGATCTTTTCATCGACGTCAGATACTGAAACGATCCTGCACGGCATCGCCCGTACGCCCGCGAAGACCGCTATCGAAGCTATCGAAAACGTGCTGTGCGATACCGAGGGTGCATATTGCCTATTGTTTCTAACCCCAAGTGCATTGATCGCGGTTCGCGATCCGCGAGGATTTAGGCCGCTTGTGCTGGGCAAATTTCAGGGAGCCTGGTGTGTAGCATCCGAAACCTGTGCGTTCGACCTGATGGATGCCGAATATATCCGAGAGGTCGAACCGGGGGAAATGCTCATCATTGATGCCGACGGAGTACATTCATCGAAGCCATTCGAGCCTAAGGCCCACGCCGTCTGCACGTTTGAACACGTCTATTTTTCGCGTCCGGACTCGACGATCTTCGGCAAGTCTGTGAACGAGTCACGTCACAAAATGGGCAAGCAACTCGCTATCGAACAGCCCTGCGACGCCGACCTCGTCGTGCCGGTGCCCGACTCCGGCGTAGCTGCGGCGATCGGATTTGCGGCTGAATCCGGAATCAATTTTCGTCAGGCCATCATTCGCAATCACTATGTCGGGCGGACGTTTATCGAGCCATCGCAGTCGATCCGCTCATTCGGAGTTCGGCTCAAGCTTAACCCGATAAAGGACCTGATCAATGGACGACGGGTTATCCTGGTAGATGATTCGATCGTCCGCGGTACGACATCCAAAAAGATCGTCGAAATGGTCCGTGAGGCCGGTGCAGCCGAGGTGCACATGCGGATCTCGTGCCCGCCGACCGCCCATTCATGCTATTACGGCGTCGACACGCCTCATCGCCAGGACCTGATCGCCGCCAAAATGATTGTCGATGAGGTCCGCGAATATATCGGTGCCGATAGCCTCGGGTATCTCTCTCTGGAAGGAATGCTTGAGGCCATCGGACTCGAACCCGGATCAACCTGCGCCGCCTGCTGGACAGGCAAATATCCAACTTTGATCGCTAACGGTGCGGCCGCTTGA
- the fahA gene encoding fumarylacetoacetase, with product MTYEINETHDPNLKSWVESANDPNTDFPIQNLPFCMFWRSAESEAPHLGVAIGDQIFDLYQAIVSGILGDEFDSLADEIDLCDLSFLAEVYGTAILADLRSSAFAVLRDDADDQTIEDARDFLVPIGRVGPELAFEIGDYTDFYCSIYHATNVGSMFRPDAPLLPNYRYVPIGYHGRASSIVVSGTDVKRPQGQNRSDAEAPPVFMPCKNLDYEMELGFFVGQGNEQGSPVAIGEAEQHIFGMCLVNDWSARDIQAWEYQPLGPFLAKNFATTISPFVVTMEALAPFRTPAFEREEGDPQPLDYLNDAANQKYGGLDINLEVYIQTEKMRAENIEPHLLSRSNTKDLYWTVGQMLTHHASNGCNLQTGDLIASGTVSGKEKSERGSMLELSWRGTEPIELPNGETRRFLEDGDEVIMKGYCEREGFRRIGFGECRGRILPAD from the coding sequence ATGACTTACGAGATAAACGAAACCCACGACCCGAACCTAAAAAGCTGGGTCGAATCCGCCAACGACCCGAATACGGACTTTCCGATACAGAATCTGCCGTTTTGTATGTTCTGGCGTTCCGCCGAAAGTGAGGCACCGCATTTGGGCGTAGCTATTGGAGATCAGATCTTTGACCTCTACCAAGCAATTGTCTCGGGCATCCTTGGTGATGAATTTGACTCGCTCGCAGATGAGATCGATTTATGCGACTTATCATTCCTTGCCGAGGTTTATGGAACCGCGATCCTCGCGGACCTGAGGAGCTCGGCCTTCGCCGTGTTGCGTGACGACGCCGACGATCAGACGATCGAGGACGCAAGGGACTTCCTTGTGCCGATCGGGAGGGTGGGGCCCGAACTCGCGTTTGAGATCGGCGACTACACCGACTTTTACTGCTCGATCTATCATGCGACGAATGTCGGGTCGATGTTTCGGCCGGACGCTCCTTTGCTGCCGAATTATAGATATGTGCCGATCGGATATCACGGGCGGGCGTCGAGCATTGTGGTGTCGGGGACGGATGTGAAGCGGCCACAAGGGCAGAATCGTAGCGATGCCGAGGCTCCGCCGGTCTTTATGCCGTGTAAGAATCTCGATTACGAGATGGAATTAGGATTCTTTGTCGGACAGGGAAATGAGCAGGGCTCGCCGGTCGCGATCGGCGAAGCGGAGCAGCATATCTTCGGAATGTGCTTGGTAAACGACTGGTCCGCCCGCGACATACAGGCTTGGGAATATCAGCCGCTCGGGCCGTTTTTGGCGAAGAATTTCGCGACGACCATCTCGCCGTTCGTCGTCACGATGGAGGCACTCGCTCCATTCCGCACGCCGGCCTTCGAACGCGAAGAAGGCGATCCGCAGCCGCTCGATTATCTAAACGACGCCGCGAACCAAAAGTACGGCGGCCTCGACATCAATCTCGAGGTCTATATCCAAACCGAAAAGATGCGTGCCGAAAACATCGAGCCGCACCTGCTCTCGCGTTCCAACACAAAAGATCTCTACTGGACCGTCGGCCAAATGCTCACGCACCACGCCTCGAACGGCTGCAACCTGCAGACCGGCGACCTGATCGCTTCGGGAACCGTGAGCGGCAAAGAAAAGTCGGAACGCGGCTCGATGCTCGAACTCTCCTGGCGAGGAACCGAACCGATCGAACTGCCCAACGGCGAGACCCGCCGCTTTCTCGAAGACGGCGACGAAGTGATAATGAAAGGCTACTGCGAACGCGAAGGCTTCAGAAGAATCGGCTTCGGCGAATGCCGCGGACGGATTCTGCCCGCTGACTAA
- the ruvC gene encoding crossover junction endodeoxyribonuclease RuvC, which produces MRVLGIDPGSETLGWGVVDGVGSKYSLVGFGTVKSNTKQAFSKRLLNIYDAVADLMAVHSPDVLSVEDTFYAVNVGVALKLGQVRGLMLLLAEQRGLEIAEYAPRLVKQTVVGHGNAEKHQVGEMVKLLLRMKAVPTPHDAADALAIAITHFHHAGMQNRIRKAQTGKK; this is translated from the coding sequence ATGCGAGTTTTGGGTATCGATCCGGGCAGCGAAACGCTCGGCTGGGGCGTAGTTGACGGTGTCGGCTCGAAGTATTCGCTTGTCGGATTTGGCACCGTTAAATCGAATACAAAGCAGGCATTTTCCAAAAGGCTGCTGAATATATACGATGCTGTGGCCGATCTGATGGCCGTGCATTCGCCCGATGTGCTCTCAGTCGAGGACACATTTTACGCGGTGAACGTCGGTGTCGCCCTAAAGCTCGGTCAGGTCCGTGGCCTGATGTTGCTGCTAGCCGAGCAACGCGGGCTTGAGATCGCCGAGTATGCTCCGCGACTCGTCAAGCAGACGGTAGTCGGCCACGGCAACGCCGAAAAGCACCAGGTCGGCGAGATGGTCAAACTGCTGCTAAGAATGAAGGCAGTACCGACACCGCACGATGCCGCGGACGCTCTGGCCATAGCGATCACACATTTTCACCACGCCGGTATGCAGAACCGCATCCGGAAGGCTCAGACCGGAAAGAAGTAG
- a CDS encoding pseudouridine-5'-phosphate glycosidase → MQIRFSPEVSNALESNLPVVALESTVIAHGLPYPQNLDTALAIEEAVRDGGAVPATIAVFGGEFCVGLHRAQIDQLATRKDIRKISRRDLPIAVAERLDCATTVATTAFIADRAGIKVFATGGIGGVHRGFEADVSADLPELAQTPITVVCSGAKIVLDLPRTREWLETHGIPVLGWRCDEMPAFYSHSSGLDVDLRVNSAAAAAAVASARDELGLKNAILVTVPIPAEFEIGRDELEAILADALELAEDRGVLGKEITPFLLSQMSERSGGRTLTANIALLENNAKIATAIANELAAI, encoded by the coding sequence ATGCAAATCAGATTTAGCCCCGAAGTATCAAATGCACTGGAGTCGAATTTACCGGTAGTTGCCCTCGAATCGACTGTCATAGCACACGGACTGCCATACCCACAGAATCTCGATACCGCCCTCGCGATCGAGGAGGCAGTTCGCGATGGCGGAGCGGTCCCGGCGACGATCGCTGTGTTTGGCGGTGAGTTTTGTGTCGGGCTCCACCGAGCGCAGATCGATCAACTGGCGACACGAAAAGATATTCGAAAGATCTCGCGGCGCGATCTGCCCATCGCTGTGGCCGAAAGGCTCGATTGTGCGACGACGGTCGCAACAACTGCGTTCATCGCTGATCGGGCCGGGATCAAGGTGTTTGCAACCGGCGGGATCGGCGGCGTGCATAGAGGATTTGAGGCCGACGTGTCGGCAGATCTGCCGGAACTTGCTCAAACGCCGATCACGGTCGTTTGCTCGGGAGCAAAGATAGTGCTCGACTTGCCCCGGACGCGCGAATGGCTCGAAACGCACGGGATACCGGTACTCGGATGGCGATGCGACGAAATGCCGGCATTCTATTCACATTCGAGCGGACTTGATGTGGATCTTCGTGTAAACAGTGCGGCGGCGGCGGCGGCAGTTGCGTCTGCCCGTGATGAATTAGGCCTGAAAAACGCGATATTAGTGACAGTTCCGATTCCCGCGGAGTTTGAGATCGGCCGCGATGAACTCGAAGCTATACTTGCGGACGCACTTGAGTTGGCTGAGGATCGCGGCGTCCTTGGGAAAGAGATCACGCCTTTCCTGCTCTCCCAGATGTCGGAGCGAAGCGGCGGACGGACGCTTACTGCCAATATCGCGTTGCTTGAGAATAATGCCAAGATCGCTACAGCGATCGCCAACGAACTCGCCGCTATCTGA
- the lepB gene encoding signal peptidase I translates to MSTEETDIKATVVKPTGPPKSTAREYFESFVVTLVMALFGMTFILQAVTVPTGSMQNTILIGDYLLVNKFIFTPGGNSLPFLPQREIERGDIIVFKYPGNKVKPQNDKSRGIIPYQINYVKRVIGLPGETVEFKDNQVFINGEPLPERRVIGDPPTPGDNQSALVTKDFEDAPAEAKYSVFYSEDEMLEVKSGAHLPVRQYEFAVPGKPMQVPPDSFFVMGDSRDNSEDSRFWGFVPRGLIVGRAMFVYWSCDRGASNGDMLGCITHPRLNRIGKLVK, encoded by the coding sequence ATGAGTACTGAAGAAACCGATATCAAGGCTACGGTCGTAAAACCGACCGGCCCGCCTAAATCGACCGCCCGCGAGTATTTTGAGTCGTTTGTCGTCACGCTGGTGATGGCTCTCTTTGGGATGACGTTTATTCTGCAAGCGGTCACCGTGCCGACGGGGTCAATGCAGAACACGATCCTGATCGGCGATTATCTGCTAGTCAATAAATTTATCTTTACACCCGGCGGTAACTCGCTGCCGTTTTTACCGCAGCGGGAGATCGAACGTGGGGACATAATCGTATTCAAATATCCGGGCAATAAGGTCAAGCCGCAGAACGATAAGTCGCGCGGGATCATTCCGTATCAGATCAACTATGTCAAACGAGTGATCGGACTACCGGGTGAGACAGTAGAATTCAAGGACAATCAGGTCTTCATTAACGGCGAACCTCTGCCCGAACGCCGCGTGATCGGTGATCCGCCTACGCCGGGAGATAATCAGTCCGCCTTGGTAACAAAGGATTTCGAAGACGCACCGGCAGAGGCAAAGTACAGCGTTTTCTATTCCGAGGATGAGATGCTGGAGGTCAAATCCGGTGCCCATCTTCCGGTTAGGCAGTATGAGTTTGCCGTTCCGGGCAAACCGATGCAGGTTCCGCCTGACAGCTTTTTCGTGATGGGCGACAGCCGCGATAATAGTGAAGACAGTCGATTTTGGGGCTTTGTGCCCCGGGGATTGATCGTCGGTCGAGCAATGTTTGTTTACTGGTCGTGTGACCGCGGCGCGTCAAATGGCGATATGCTCGGCTGCATTACGCATCCTCGACTTAACCGTATCGGAAAGCTTGTAAAGTAG
- the rnc gene encoding ribonuclease III, translating into MSASIAKLENLIGHKFQDLTLLERSVTHRSWAFENLQHQDEAAVRAIVNESLEFVGDSVLGLVVAEELFLSHPTLSEGDLTLMKHRLVSTATLASIADGLKLGEYVRFGRGEEKTGGRKKAALLANTLEAVIGAVFFDSGYIAARFFIKRVFADQFRMASPKGSLDFKSMLQETLQARRHQAPTYELINAEGPPHDRRFFVEAVWAGGKAQGEGISIKAAEMMAAEAALAILKAETEK; encoded by the coding sequence ATGTCTGCCAGCATCGCGAAACTTGAAAATTTAATCGGCCACAAGTTTCAGGATCTAACACTGCTCGAGCGTTCGGTGACTCATCGGTCGTGGGCGTTTGAAAACCTGCAACATCAGGATGAGGCGGCGGTTCGCGCGATAGTCAACGAATCGCTCGAGTTTGTCGGTGATTCGGTGCTTGGGCTAGTGGTTGCCGAAGAATTGTTTTTGAGTCATCCGACACTGAGCGAAGGTGATCTGACGTTGATGAAACATCGCCTCGTCAGCACCGCCACGCTAGCGTCGATCGCTGACGGGCTGAAACTTGGCGAGTATGTACGGTTTGGACGCGGCGAAGAAAAGACCGGCGGCCGAAAAAAAGCAGCCCTTCTCGCGAACACACTCGAAGCCGTGATCGGGGCGGTTTTTTTTGACAGCGGATATATCGCTGCCAGATTTTTTATCAAACGCGTCTTTGCTGATCAATTTCGAATGGCATCGCCCAAGGGTTCGTTGGATTTTAAGTCGATGCTGCAGGAAACGTTGCAGGCCAGGCGACATCAGGCTCCAACGTATGAGTTGATCAATGCCGAAGGCCCGCCTCACGACCGTAGATTTTTTGTCGAGGCGGTTTGGGCCGGCGGAAAAGCACAAGGTGAAGGAATTTCGATCAAGGCCGCTGAAATGATGGCGGCGGAAGCCGCTCTTGCTATACTTAAAGCCGAAACTGAGAAATAG